In one window of Henckelia pumila isolate YLH828 chromosome 1, ASM3356847v2, whole genome shotgun sequence DNA:
- the LOC140872904 gene encoding uncharacterized protein, whose protein sequence is MKGVMRFGKRGKLSPRFIGPFEILGRIGTLAYHVALPPSLAAVHNVFHVSMIRKYISNPSHILDFEPLQLTSDFSFEERPVQILALEEQRLRTRVIPMVKVLWLNHSEEEAT, encoded by the coding sequence ATGAAGGGCGTGATGCGTTTTGGTAAGAGAGGCAAGCTTAGTCCAaggtttatcggtccatttgagattttgggGAGGATTGGTACCTTGGCTTATCATGTAGCGCTACCTCCTAGTCTCGCAGCggtgcacaatgtattccatgtctcgATGATAAGGAAGTATATCTCAAACCCATCCCATATcctggattttgagcctctacAGCTGACGTCAGATTTTTCGTTCGAGGAGCGACCGGTGCAGATTTTGGCGCTTGAGGAGCAGAGGCTGAGGACGCGAGTTATTCCCATGGTCAAGGTCCTATGGCTAAATCATTCTGAGGAGGAGGCCACCTGA
- the LOC140872913 gene encoding uncharacterized protein, which translates to MLKDDAALWWEGAVIGLYVARMTWRDFSTVFFEKYFTDDVRGQLVHDFLTIRQGVRSVAEYVTQFERGCHFLPMIVEDERERLRHFTDGLRPDIKHDVFMADVATYKAAVNRAYRSEIGRREMQAEYQRKRQFQQPSRGQSSQQPVKRSYLGQCQRTHSGQCLVGSVRCYYCKEPGHNSRNYPQKKQTTGRLFVMQAEEVDPNTSLITGKISIRGVATFALLDSGATHSFISQSFIKRAGIVPRASSSGYDITMPSDEVISTTSIISGLELEFEGYVVRADLVVLPMTGFDLILGMDWLKVNEASIDFRMRTVALNPVRGDLVVAVAEPSLRSIEDVDVVCDYPDVFSEDVAGIPLVREVEFGIELLPGTVPISKALYRLALTEMKELKEQIQELLEKGFIRPSFSPWGAPVLFVKKKDGSMRLCIDYHELNRAKMKNKYPLPRIDDLVEDHRQHLQTTLQILRERQLYAKFNKCQFWLDSVAFLGHIVSIDGIVVDPSKWPLQAEIEGFDLEVYSCGLMPSLSALTVQPTLLDLIREGQFSDEQLVLMRQRDEAKGGLLYTVEDDIVRYRGRMWVPSSGQLRTEIMTDAHASPYSIHPENTKMYQDLQTLYWWTGMK; encoded by the exons ATGCTGAAAGATGacgcagccctttggtgggagggagCTGTGATAGGACTGTATGTGGCGAGGATGACTTGGAGGGACTTCAGTACCgtgttctttgagaagtacttCACAGATGATGTTCGAGGTCAGCTGGTCCATGATTTTTTGACTATCCGACAGGGGGTCCGTTCTGTGGCCGAATATGTGACTCAGTTCGAGCGTGGGTGTCATTTTCTACCCATGATAGTCGAGGATGAAAGAGAGAGGCTTCGACACTTCACCGACGGCTTGAGGCCcgacatcaagcatgacgtgTTTATGGCCGATGTGGCGACGTATAAGGCAGCAGTGAATAGGGCGTATCGGTCGGAGATAGGGAGGAGAGAGATGCAGGCCGAGTATCAGAGGAAAAGGCAATTCCAGCAGCCATCTCGAGGACAGTCTTCGCAGCAGCCTGTGAAGAGATCTTATCTTGG GCAGTGTCAGAGGACCCATTCTGGTCAGTGCTTGGTGGGTTCGGTCAGGTGTTATTACTGTAAGGAGCCGGGCCATAATTCGAGGAACTATCCACAGAAAAAGCAAACGACGGGGCGcctgtttgtgatgcaggctgaggaggttgATCCCAACACTTCTCTTATCACAG GGAAAATTAGTATTAGAGGGGTTGCGACCTTTGCGTTGTTAGATTCTGGAGCGACGCACTCTTTTATCTCTCAGTCTTTCATTAAACGGGCAGGTATTGTACCCAGGGCATCTAGCTCGGGATACGATATTACCATGCCTTCGGATGAAGTTATTTCCACCACCAGTATTATTAGTGGGTTGGAGTTGGAGTTTGAAGGGTATGTGGTTAGAGCTGACCTAGTGGTTTTGCCGATGACGGGGTTTGAccttattttgggtatggattggttgaAGGTCAATgaagcttcgattgatttccgaaTGAGGACTGTAGCATTGAACCCTGTGAGAGGAGACCT CGTGGTTGCTGTGGCAGAGCCGTCTTTGAGATCAATAGAGGATGTAGATGTTGTTTGTGACTATCCGGATGTTTTCTCGGAGGATGTTGCCGGGATTCCTTTAGTTCGGGAGGTTGAGTTCGGCATTGAGTTACTGccaggtactgtgcctatctctaaggcactgTATCGTCTTGCTCttaccgagatgaaagaattgaaggagcagattcaggaattGCTTGAGAAGGGCTTCATTCGCCCTAGTTTctcaccttggggtgcacctgtgctcttcgttaagaagaaagatggaagTATGAGACTTTGCATTGACTATCATGAGCTCAATCGGGCGaagatgaagaacaagtatccgttgccgaGGAtcgatgatct TGTGGAGGATCATAGGCAGCATTTGCAGACAACCTTGCAGATTTTGAGGGAGcggcagttgtatgccaagttcaatAAGTGTCAGTTTTGGCTTGATAgtgtggcgtttctaggccacattgttTCTATAGATGGGATAGTTGTTGACCCGTCGAAG TGGCCTCTCCAGGCGGAGATAGAGGGGTTCGATTTGGAGGTTTACTCGTGTGGTCTCATGCCGAGTTTGTCTGCTTTGACAGTACAACCTACCTTACTAGATCTGATTAGGGAGGGACAGTTTTCTGATGAGCAGTTGGTTCTTATGAGGCAGAGGGATGAGGCCAAGGGAGGCCTACTTTATACAGTCGAGGATGACATTGTACGGTACAGAGGTCGGATGTGGGTGCCGAGTTCAGGACAGTTGAGGACTGAGATTATGACCGACGcacatgcatctccgtactccattcatccTGAGAATACGAAGATGTACCAAGACTTGCAGACATTGTATTGGTGGACAGGGATGAAGTGA